One genomic segment of Rhinopithecus roxellana isolate Shanxi Qingling chromosome 6, ASM756505v1, whole genome shotgun sequence includes these proteins:
- the CCT8L2 gene encoding T-complex protein 1 subunit theta-like 2, whose amino-acid sequence MDSTVPSALELPQRLALHPRESPRSPEEEEPHLLSSLAAVQTLANVIRPCYGPHGRQKFLVTMKGETVCTGCAAAILRALELEHPAAWLLREAAQTQAENSGDGTAFVVLLTEALLEQAEQLLKAGLPRPQLREAYATATAEVLATLPSLAIQSLGPLEDPSWALYSVMNTHTLSSTDHLSKLVAHACWAIKELDGSFKPERVGVCTLHGGTLEDSCLLPGLAMSGKLCGQMAAVLSGARVALFACPFGPAHPNAPATAYLSSPADLAQFSKGSDQLLEKQVGQLAAAGINVAVVLGEVNEETLTLADKYGIVVIQARSRTEIIYLSEVLDTPLLPRLLPPQRPGRCQRVYRQELGDGLAVVFEWECTGTPALTVVLRGATTQGLRSAEQAVYHGIDAYFQLCQDPRLIPGAGATEMALAKMLSDKGSRLEGPNGLAFLAFARALKYLPKTLAENAGLAVSDVVAEMSGVHQGGNLLMGVGAEGIINVAQEGVWDTLIVKAQGFRAVTEVVLQLVTVDKIVVAKKSPTHQQIWNPDSTKTKKRPPPVENKKILGMNK is encoded by the coding sequence ATGGACAGCACAGTCCCTTCAGCCCTGGAGCTGCCCCAGCGGCTGGCACTGCACCCAAGGGAGAGCCCGAGGAGTCCGGAAGAGGAGGAGCCCCACCTGCTGAGCAGCTTGGCTGCAGTCCAGACCCTGGCCAATGTCATCCGGCCTTGCTATGGCCCCCATGGCCGGCAGAAGTTCCTGGTGACCATGAAAGGAGAAACAGTGTGCACGGGGTGTGCTGCTGCCATCCTCAGGGCCCTGGAGCTGGAGCACCCAGCGGCATGGCTCCTCCGGGAAGCAGCCCAAACCCAGGCAGAGAATAGTGGGGACGGCACAGCCTTCGTGGTTCTGCTGACAGAAGCCTTGCTGGAACAGGCAGAGCAGCTGCTGAAGGCCGGCCTGCCTCGCCCACAGCTCCGGGAGGCCTACGCCACAGCCACGGCAGAGGTCCTGGCCACACTGCCCTCCCTGGCTATCCAATCTCTGGGGCCTTTGGAAGATCCGtcctgggctctctattctgtgaTGAATACCCACACCCTGTCCTCCACGGACCACTTGAGCAAgctggtggcccatgcctgctgGGCTATCAAGGAGCTAGACGGCAGCTTCAAGCCTGAGCGTGTTGGGGTGTGCACACTGCACGGGGGGACACTGGAGGATTCCTGCCTCCTCCCGGGGTTAGCCATGTCTGGGAAGCTCTGTGGGCAAATGGCCGCAGTGTTAAGTGGTGCCAGGGTGGCTCTCTTTGCTTGCCCCTTTGGTCCTGCCCATCCAAATGCACCAGCAACGGCCTATCTTTCTAGTCCTGCTGATCTAGCTCAATTTAGTAAAGGAAGTGACCAATTACTAGAAAAGCAAGTAGGCCAGCTGGCAGCCGCGGGAATTAATGTGGCAGTGGTGTTGGGGGAGGTCAACGAGGAGACCCTCACGCTGGCAGACAAGTATGGCATCGTGGTGATCCAAGCTAGGTCTCGGACAGAGATCATTTACCTGAGTGAGGTGCTGGACACACCTCTGCTGCCTCGTCTGCTCCCTCCCCAGAGGCCAGGCAGGTGCCAGAGGGTTTACAGGCAGGAGCTGGGAGATGGTTTGGCTGTGGTATTTGAATGGGAATGTACAGGCACACCTGCCCTCACCGTGGTCCTCAGGGGAGCCACCACCCAGGGGCTGCGGAGTGCAGAGCAGGCCGTCTACCACGGCATTGATGCCTATTTCCAGCTATGTCAAGATCCCAGACTGATTCCAGGAGCTGGGGCCACAGAAATGGCTTTGGCAAAAATGCTCTCTGATAAAGGAAGCAGATTGGAAGGGCCCAATGGGCTTGCATTCCTTGCATTTGCCCGGGCCCTGAAGTATCTCCCTAAAACCTTGGCAGAGAATGCAGGCTTAGCTGTCTCAGACGTGGTGGCAGAAATGAGTGGAGTGCACCAAGGTGGGAACCTCCTAATGGGTGTGGGAGCTGAAGGGATAATAAATGTGGCCCAGGAAGGGGTGTGGGACACCCTAATAGTCAAAGCCCAAGGATTTCGAGCAGTGACTGAGGTGGTGCTGCAGCTCGTGACTGTAGATAAAATCGTAGTGGCCAAGAAAAGTCCCACACATCAGCAGATCTGGAATCCTGACTCTACGAAGACAAAGAAACGCCCACCTcctgtggaaaacaaaaaaatccttggAATGAATAAGTAG